In Micromonospora cremea, the genomic window AGAAGGTGCTGCGGTCAGCGGTGGGGCCGGCCGGGGAGGCGGGTCAGCGAGCCGACCGTTCGGGGTAGCTCGTCTTCGGACAGCGCCTCGACGCCGGCACCCGGTGCCGGTCCTCCGTGTGCACGGCGATCCGACTGCGGTGCGGGCGGCACAGTCGGCGATGATCCCGACGGTTTGGGTGACGTCCGCGTGGGGTGCAGCACCAACCCGGTCCGTGTCATCACAGGTCGAGCGGTAGAGTCGCGACCGCCCGGTGGGGCGAAAATTCAACCCGGTCGGGTGAGGGAGGGCCGTGCTGCACCTGAGGGTGATCGCTCCGCCGGACCGGTCGCCGCAGGTCGTCGACCTGCTGTCGGCTGAGGCGGGGGTGACCCACCTGGCCGTGCTGCCCGGCGCGGCCCGGCAGCCGCAGGGCGATCTCATCCTCTGCGACGTGGTGCGGGAGAGCGCCGACCGGGTGCTCCAGGGGCTGCGGCGGATCGGCGTGGACACGAGCGGCGGCATCGCCGCTGACGACGTGGAGCTGACCATCTCGACCGCGGCCGACCGGGCCGCCCGCCGGGCGCCCGGCAGCGGCGCCGACGCGGTGGTCTGGGACGAGATCGCGGCGAAGACCGGCGAGCAGACCGAACTGTCCGGCACCTACCTCGCGCTGATCACCATCGCCACCATGATCGCCGGTATCGGTGTGCTGCTGGACCAGCCGATCCTCATCGTCGGGGCGATGGTGGTCGGTCCGGAGTTCGGTCCCCTCGCCGCACTCTGCGTCGCGCTGCTGCGCCGCCGGCTCCGAGTGATCGTCCGGTCGGTGCAGGCCCTCACAGTCGGCTTCCTGGCGGCCATGGTCGCGACCGCGCTGAGCACCTGGGCATTGAACGCCGCCGGTCTGGTCAGTCGGGAGATGCTGCTCGCGGACCGCCCGCTCACCGACTTCATCTGGCGGCCGGACGCGCTGTCCTGGGTGGTCGGCCTGCTCGCCGGTGTGGCCGGCATGCTCTCGCTGACGTCGAAGAAGTCGGGCAGCCTGGTCGGGGTGCTGATCTCGGTGACCACGGTGCCGGCCGCTGCGAACGTGGCGGTCGCCAGCGCCTACGGGGTGTGGGACGAGGCGGCCGGGTCGGCACTCCAGCTGGTGATCAACCTGTGCGCGATCGTCCTGGCCGGGCTGCTCACCCTCGTGGTGCAGCAGCTGTGGTGGTGGGGCCTGGCCCGTCGGTCCCGTCGTTCAGCAGCCGGCTGAGGAGGGTTCGCAACGGGATCGACTCGCCGTCGCGACCACCAGCCCCGACGATCAGCGGTGCCGGGCTGGGCTCCGGGTTGACGCCGAACAGCCGGGCCCGCAGGCCGCCCGGCACGGTCAGCAGGTGGAACCGGCCGGCCACGTCCACCGCCCGGGTCCCGGCCCGGTCGACGTACCAGCCGGTCAGCCGGGTCCGGTACCGCCCGCGCCCGTCGTAGCCCCGGGCGACCAGCCGGGTGGTGGGCAGCCCTCGCCGCGTCGCCTCGGCCACGAACCAGGCCACCAGCTCCGCCGCCTCGGCCTGCTCGGCGGCCCGCCGCCGCGCGTCCGCGTCGGCGTGCGCCCGCACCGCCTGCCGCTGGCGCTCGCGCCACTCCCGGCCGTCCCGCTCACTCACGACGCCGACGGTACGCCCGCGAGTGCGGCACGGCTCAGTCGAGTACGGCCCGCAGCGTGTGCCTCGCGATGTCGGCCATCACCGGGTTGGTCTCGACGTAGTACGGCAGCGCGTTGATCGCCTGCTCCAGGGCCCAGCCGCGCCCACGATCCCAGGTGGCGTCGTCCACGCCGAGCGCCCGCCGGTACGTCTCCCGCGATCCGGCGTCGAGCAGGTTCCACGCCGGCATCAGGTCCACCGCCGGATCACCCACGCCGACCGTGCCGAGGTCGATGACCGCGGCCAGCCGGCCGTCGCGGACCAGCAGGTTGCCGGGCATCAGGTCGGCGTGGATCCACATGTCACCGTCGTCGTGCCGGGGAGCCTCCCGGCACCGGTCCCACACGCCGGCGAGCCGGGCGGTGTCGGTGAGCTGACCGCTGTCGGCGAGGGCCGACCGCACGCCGGCGTCCTCGGCGGCCAGCGGCCCGCCCCGGCCGAACCCGGGCCACGCCCGACCGCCGGTGTCGATGCCGCGCAGAGCGGCGACGACGCCAGCCAGGTCGCGGGCGAAGACGTCCGGATCGTCAATCCGGTCGGGCCGGGCCGGCTCGCCGGGAATCCAGCGGTACGCCGTCCACGGCCCGGGATATCCCGCGCCCGCCTCGCCGAGGCCGAGCGGTTCGGGCACCGCGATCGGCAGGTGCGCGGCGAGCAGCCGGGTGCTCCTGCTCCCGCCGCAGCTCGGTGCGCGGCTCTGGGTCGGCGGTGGGTCGCAGCGGGAACCGTAGGACGATCTCCGGGCCGAGTCGGAAGAGGGCGTTCACCGTGCCGGACGACGGAAGCGGGCGGACCGGGAGGGCCCGCCACTCGGGAAACTGTTCGGCCACCAGCGCGGCGACCACATCCGCGGTGACGTCAACCTGGTCGGTGTGCATCCTCACTGCGAGATCATCACCCCGGACCCCACCGCCACGCGATCCGATTTCCCGCGCTCCCGCCCGGCGCCCCGACGCTCCCGCCCCAAACGCTCGCGCCCCCGCGCCTCCGCCCCCGGGGCTGGCCTCTTCCAGGCGATCGCGCTTGTGGCGGCCCTACCCTCAGCCGCCTGACCCCAGACGGCGGCCTAACCCCTCAAGTCCATGCGGCCTCATCTCCATGCGGCCTCTCCTCCATGTGGCCCCTCCACGCGGGCTCCTCTACGCGGGGCTCCTCTACGCGGGCTCCTCTACGCGGGCTCCTCCATGAGTGCTCACCCTCGGCCAGCCTCACCTCCACGCGGCCCACCCCCCACGTGACCTCGTCTCCGCGGCCGCCCACGCCCCGAAGTCCCTGTCAACCCGCCCCAGATCTGGAGCGCGCTGCAAGGGACCGCAGATCTTGGACAGTTTCCGTTCCCACCTGACGGAAACTGTCCAAGATCTGCACGGGGAAGGCCGTCGGCAGGGGTTGGTGATCTGGGCAAGGGTTGCTCCGACGGCGTGGGGATTGCTCCGGTGACCCCGCGGAAGCCTCGCCGACCGTTGCTCAGCCCCGGCTGGGGGCGAGCCGATGACCTACGGGTGCGTCGCCGGCGGCTGCTAGATCGGGTGGGGTCTGTGCCGATGACCCTGCGAGTGCGTTGCCGGCTGTTACTCAGTCCTGGTGGGGTCCGCTCCGACGACCTGCTAGTGCGTCGCCGGCCGTTGCTCCCCGGTGGGCATGCCCCAGAAGTGGGGCAGCTCGACAGCGTCCGGGTTAGGGAATGGATGGGTCGGTCACTGAGGCGGGCAGGGCGCCGGCCGCCCGGGATGGCCGCCGATCTGGCGGGCATCCCGGACGGTGTGGGCGCGTCGCGGCGCGCGGTCGGTCAGGCCAGGCCGGCGCGGCGCAGGGCCTCCGCCATCGCGTCGTTGGCCGGTGCCGCCGCGCCGTTACCCCGGCCCTGTCGCTGCTGCCCGCCGCGTTCGCTCTGCCCGCCACCCGCACCCTGACCGCCGCGTCCGCCCTGACCGCCGCGCTGGTCGGGGCCGCCGCGTCCGCTCTGTGAACCGCGCTGAGCCGGCCCGCCGCGTCCGTCCTGGCTGGCCCGGCCGCTGCGGGCACCCTGCTTGTCGCGGGTGCCGTCGGGTGCCGCGCCCGGCTCGTCCTCCAGGCGCAGGGTGAGCGAGATCCGCTTGCGGGGTACGTCCACGTCGAGCACCCGGACCTTGACCACGTCGCCGGACTTGACCACCTCGCGGGGGTCCTTCACGAAGGTTCGGGACATCGCCGAGACGTGCACCAGACCGTCCTGGTGCACCCCGACGTCCACGAACGCGCCGAACGCGGCCACGTTGGTGACCACGCCCTCCAGCACCATGCCCGGCGTAAGGTCACCGATCTTCTCCACACCCTCGACGAAGGTGGCGGTGCGGAACTCCGGCCGAGGGTCGCGGCCCGGCTTCTCCAGCTCGGCGAGGATGTCGGTGACGGTGGGCAGGCCGAACCGGTCGTCGACGAAGTCCGTCGCGCGCAGCCCGCGCAGGATCCCGCTCTTACCGATCACCGAGCGCAGGTCCTGGCCGGTTCTGGAGAGGATCCTCCGCACCACCGGGTACGCCTCGGGGTGCACGCTGGACGAGTCCAGCGGATCGTCACCGTCGGGGATGCGCAGGAAGCCGGCGCACTGCTCGAACGCCTTGGGCCCGAGCCGGGCCACCTTCTTCAGCTCGGTACGCGACCGGAACGGCCCGTTGGCGTCGCGGTGCAGCACGATGTTCTCGGCCAGCCCGGCGCCGATCCCGGAGACCCGGGTCAGCAGCGGCGCGGAGGCGGTGTTGACGTCCACCCCGACCGCGTTGACGCAGTCCTCCACCACCGCGTCCAGCGACCGGGACAGCTTCACCTCGGACAGGTCGTGCTGGTACTGCCCCACCCCGATCGACCGCGGATCGATCTTGACCAGCTCGGCGAGCGGGTCCTGGAGCCGGCGGGCGATGGACACCGCGCCGCGCAGCGAGACGTCCATCCCGGGCAGCTCCTGGGAGGCGTACGCGGAGGCCGAGTAGACCGACGCGCCGGCCTCGGAGACCACCACCTTCGTCAGGTTGAGCTGCGGGTGCCTCTTGATCAGGTCACCGGCCAGCTTGTCGGTCTCCCGGGAGGCGGTGCCGTTGCCGATCGCCACCAGCTCGACGCCGTGCGCGCCGGCCAGCCGGGCCAGCGTCTCGATCGACGCGTCCCACTGCCGGCGCGGCTCGTGCGGATAGATGGTGTCGGTGGCGACCACCTTGCCGGTGGCGTCCACCACGGCCACCTTGACCCCGGTACGCAGACCCGGGTCCAGCCCCATCGTGGGCCGGGTGCCGGCCGGCGCGGCGAGCAGCAGGTCCCGCAGGTTCATGGCGAAGACGCGTACCGCCTCCTCCTCGGCCGCCTGCCACAGCCGCATCCGCAGGTCCGCGCCGAGGTGAATGAGGATCCGGGTGCGCCATGCCCAGCGAACCGTGTCGGCCAGCCAACGGTCGGCCGGGCGGCCCACGTCGGACACGCCGAACCGGCCGGCGATCACCGCCTCGTACCGACTCGGGCCGGTCGGCGCGGCGTCCGCCGCGCCGGCCTCCTCCGGCTCCATGGTCAGGTCGAGCACGCCCTCCTTCTCGCCCCGGAACATGGCCAGGATCCGGTGCGAGGGCAGCTTCGGGTACGGCTCGGAGAAGTCGAAGTAGTCGGCGAACTTGGAACCGGCCGCTTCCTGACCCTCGCGTACCCGGGACACCAGCCGGCCCCGCGACCACATCTGCTCGCGCAGCGTGCCGATCAGGTCCGCGTCCTCGGCGAAGGTCTCGATCAGGATCGCCCGGGCGCCCTCCAGCGCGGCGGCGGCGTCGGCGACGCCCTTCTCCGGGTCGACGAACCCGGCGGCGGTGGCCCGCGGGTCCTGGGCGGGGTCGGCCAGCAGCGTC contains:
- a CDS encoding DUF389 domain-containing protein, with amino-acid sequence MLHLRVIAPPDRSPQVVDLLSAEAGVTHLAVLPGAARQPQGDLILCDVVRESADRVLQGLRRIGVDTSGGIAADDVELTISTAADRAARRAPGSGADAVVWDEIAAKTGEQTELSGTYLALITIATMIAGIGVLLDQPILIVGAMVVGPEFGPLAALCVALLRRRLRVIVRSVQALTVGFLAAMVATALSTWALNAAGLVSREMLLADRPLTDFIWRPDALSWVVGLLAGVAGMLSLTSKKSGSLVGVLISVTTVPAAANVAVASAYGVWDEAAGSALQLVINLCAIVLAGLLTLVVQQLWWWGLARRSRRSAAG
- a CDS encoding aminoglycoside phosphotransferase family protein gives rise to the protein MPEPLGLGEAGAGYPGPWTAYRWIPGEPARPDRIDDPDVFARDLAGVVAALRGIDTGGRAWPGFGRGGPLAAEDAGVRSALADSGQLTDTARLAGVWDRCREAPRHDDGDMWIHADLMPGNLLVRDGRLAAVIDLGTVGVGDPAVDLMPAWNLLDAGSRETYRRALGVDDATWDRGRGWALEQAINALPYYVETNPVMADIARHTLRAVLD
- a CDS encoding Tex family protein yields the protein MTQSVHQRIAGELGVAERQVRAAVELLDGGATVPFIARYRKEATGLLDDTQLRTLEERLRYLRELDERRAAVLESIRGQGKLDEALEAQIMAADSKSRLEDIYLPYKPKRRTRAQIAREAGLAPLAETLLADPAQDPRATAAGFVDPEKGVADAAAALEGARAILIETFAEDADLIGTLREQMWSRGRLVSRVREGQEAAGSKFADYFDFSEPYPKLPSHRILAMFRGEKEGVLDLTMEPEEAGAADAAPTGPSRYEAVIAGRFGVSDVGRPADRWLADTVRWAWRTRILIHLGADLRMRLWQAAEEEAVRVFAMNLRDLLLAAPAGTRPTMGLDPGLRTGVKVAVVDATGKVVATDTIYPHEPRRQWDASIETLARLAGAHGVELVAIGNGTASRETDKLAGDLIKRHPQLNLTKVVVSEAGASVYSASAYASQELPGMDVSLRGAVSIARRLQDPLAELVKIDPRSIGVGQYQHDLSEVKLSRSLDAVVEDCVNAVGVDVNTASAPLLTRVSGIGAGLAENIVLHRDANGPFRSRTELKKVARLGPKAFEQCAGFLRIPDGDDPLDSSSVHPEAYPVVRRILSRTGQDLRSVIGKSGILRGLRATDFVDDRFGLPTVTDILAELEKPGRDPRPEFRTATFVEGVEKIGDLTPGMVLEGVVTNVAAFGAFVDVGVHQDGLVHVSAMSRTFVKDPREVVKSGDVVKVRVLDVDVPRKRISLTLRLEDEPGAAPDGTRDKQGARSGRASQDGRGGPAQRGSQSGRGGPDQRGGQGGRGGQGAGGGQSERGGQQRQGRGNGAAAPANDAMAEALRRAGLA